The Crocosphaera subtropica ATCC 51142 genome includes a window with the following:
- a CDS encoding PDGLE domain-containing protein has product MTNNFSNQRNRLFILTGLGIALIIAVFVSPFASSDPDGLERVAQDLEFEDKAIEDAPANKLPFYTVFEEYALRGVPESVATPLAGLAGTVVAFGVAWGAGKLFIRPSSPTNNEQGEE; this is encoded by the coding sequence ATGACCAATAATTTTTCTAATCAACGTAATCGCTTATTTATATTGACCGGACTCGGCATTGCTTTAATTATTGCCGTATTTGTTTCTCCCTTTGCTAGTTCCGACCCCGATGGTTTAGAGAGAGTCGCCCAGGACTTAGAATTTGAGGATAAAGCCATCGAAGATGCGCCAGCCAATAAATTGCCGTTCTATACTGTTTTTGAAGAGTACGCCTTACGGGGAGTTCCTGAGAGTGTAGCTACCCCTCTCGCTGGTTTAGCAGGGACTGTGGTCGCCTTTGGGGTGGCCTGGGGGGCTGGTAAATTATTCATTCGTCCCTCTTCACCAACCAATAATGAACAAGGAGAAGAGTGA